The Aurantiacibacter arachoides genome window below encodes:
- a CDS encoding DUF808 domain-containing protein, producing the protein MPGGLTALLDDVAVIARVASASVDDVAAAAGRAGSKTAGVVIDDAAVTPGYVTGLSPARELPIIWNITKGSLKNKLLILLPGALLLSEFLPQAIVFILMLGGAYLCYEGAEKVIEKLGGAKHGKTLDDVIEDPVAFEKARIAGAIRTDLILSAEIMAITLNEVATESLLTRGLVLALVGIAVTLVVYGAVGLIVKMDDVGLHLAERESRSAQSIGRGLVAFMPHLLTILSVVGTVAMLWVGGGIILHGLAQVGVAGPEHWVEGIEHGVSDIAGAAGGVLGWLTFAGISALVGLALGGVIVFVLHKVLGLGHAVEEHEGEAAAH; encoded by the coding sequence ATGCCCGGTGGCCTGACAGCCCTGCTAGACGACGTTGCGGTGATTGCCCGCGTCGCATCCGCCAGCGTCGACGATGTCGCCGCCGCCGCCGGCCGCGCCGGCAGCAAGACTGCCGGCGTGGTGATCGACGATGCCGCCGTCACCCCCGGCTACGTCACCGGCCTGTCGCCCGCGCGTGAATTGCCGATCATTTGGAACATCACCAAGGGCAGCCTGAAGAACAAGCTGCTGATCCTGCTGCCGGGCGCCTTGTTGCTGAGCGAGTTCCTGCCGCAGGCGATAGTCTTTATCCTGATGCTGGGCGGCGCCTATCTGTGCTACGAAGGCGCTGAAAAGGTCATCGAGAAGCTGGGCGGCGCCAAGCACGGCAAGACGCTGGACGACGTGATCGAGGATCCGGTGGCCTTCGAAAAGGCGCGCATTGCCGGGGCCATCCGCACCGACCTGATCCTCTCGGCCGAAATCATGGCCATCACCCTGAACGAGGTGGCCACCGAATCGCTGCTGACGCGCGGACTGGTGCTGGCGCTGGTGGGGATCGCTGTGACGCTGGTGGTCTACGGCGCGGTCGGGCTGATCGTGAAGATGGACGATGTCGGCCTGCACCTGGCGGAGCGCGAGTCGCGCAGCGCGCAATCGATCGGCCGCGGGCTGGTGGCCTTCATGCCCCATCTGCTCACCATCCTGAGCGTGGTCGGCACGGTCGCCATGCTGTGGGTCGGCGGGGGAATCATCCTGCACGGCCTGGCGCAAGTCGGCGTGGCTGGGCCTGAACACTGGGTCGAGGGCATCGAGCACGGCGTGTCGGACATCGCGGGCGCGGCGGGCGGCGTTCTTGGCTGGCTGACCTTTGCCGGCATCTCGGCCCTGGTCGGGCTGGCGCTGGGCGGCGTCATCGTATTCGTGCTGCACAAGGTGCTGGGCCTGGGCCACGCGGTCGAGGAACACGAGGGCGAGGCCGCCGCCCACTAG
- a CDS encoding glutamate ligase domain-containing protein, which produces MIQHTDAVAHPYFFCGIGGSGMLPLAQIVKGMGGEVAGSDRSFDQGRTPEKFAALERQGFALFPQDGSGITSAAQVLVASAAIEDTVPEVARAKELGCERLTRAELLARLFNAAPQSLAVGGTSGKSTTTAMLGWIMQSAGKHPTIMNGAVMKNFVTEERPFASAVVGDGDTFVSEVDESDGSIALYQPTVALLLNVSLDHKSMDELRALFGDFLGRADRGVVNADDVEAFRLVARANDPVTFGIDNTCAALGVADGSVAEGPTRQAALIVDRRDDSEHALTLAMPGRHNLSNALAAIAAVNAAGVPVADAVAALGSFKGLSRRFDVLGTSASGVTVIDDFGHNPEKARATLRTLKAHEGRVLAFFQPHGYGPLRQMGHELAETFAQELGPEDLTILCDPVYFGGTVDRTVGSERIVDMIHAAGGKALHINTRDGCGDFIVQNACAGDRVVVMGARDDTLTNFAESLLQRL; this is translated from the coding sequence ATGATTCAGCACACCGACGCCGTCGCCCACCCCTATTTTTTCTGCGGTATCGGCGGCTCCGGCATGCTGCCGCTGGCGCAGATCGTGAAGGGCATGGGCGGCGAGGTTGCAGGGTCCGACCGCAGTTTCGACCAGGGACGCACGCCGGAGAAATTTGCCGCGCTGGAACGGCAGGGCTTCGCGCTGTTCCCGCAGGATGGCAGCGGCATCACCTCGGCTGCGCAGGTGCTGGTCGCCAGTGCCGCGATCGAGGACACGGTGCCCGAGGTTGCCCGCGCAAAAGAGCTTGGCTGCGAACGGCTGACCCGTGCCGAACTGCTCGCCCGCCTGTTCAACGCCGCGCCGCAATCGCTGGCCGTGGGCGGCACCAGCGGCAAGAGCACGACCACCGCAATGCTCGGCTGGATCATGCAAAGCGCCGGCAAGCACCCCACCATCATGAACGGGGCGGTGATGAAGAACTTCGTCACCGAGGAACGCCCCTTCGCCAGCGCCGTGGTGGGCGACGGCGATACCTTTGTGTCCGAGGTGGACGAAAGCGACGGATCCATCGCGCTCTACCAGCCCACGGTGGCGCTTCTTCTCAACGTTAGCCTCGATCACAAGAGCATGGACGAATTGCGCGCACTGTTCGGCGATTTCCTCGGACGCGCGGATCGGGGCGTCGTCAATGCCGACGATGTCGAGGCGTTCCGGCTGGTGGCGCGCGCGAACGACCCGGTCACCTTTGGCATCGACAATACCTGCGCGGCGCTGGGCGTGGCAGACGGCAGCGTGGCCGAAGGGCCGACGCGGCAGGCGGCGCTGATCGTGGACCGGCGGGACGACAGCGAACACGCGCTCACGCTCGCCATGCCGGGGCGGCACAACCTGTCCAACGCGCTCGCCGCCATTGCCGCCGTCAATGCCGCAGGCGTGCCGGTGGCCGATGCGGTTGCGGCACTGGGCAGCTTCAAGGGCCTGTCCCGCCGGTTCGACGTGCTGGGCACCAGCGCCAGCGGCGTGACGGTAATCGACGATTTCGGCCACAATCCGGAAAAAGCCCGCGCCACCCTGCGCACGTTGAAGGCGCACGAAGGCCGCGTCCTCGCCTTTTTCCAGCCGCACGGCTACGGCCCCTTGCGCCAGATGGGCCACGAACTGGCCGAAACCTTTGCGCAGGAACTCGGCCCCGAAGACCTGACCATCCTGTGCGACCCGGTCTATTTCGGCGGCACAGTCGATCGCACCGTCGGCAGCGAGCGGATCGTCGACATGATCCACGCCGCCGGAGGGAAAGCCCTGCATATCAACACCCGCGACGGCTGCGGCGATTTCATCGTCCAGAACGCGTGCGCAGGTGACCGCGTGGTGGTGATGGGCGCGCGCGACGATACGCTGACGAACTTTGCGGAAAGCCTTTTGCAACGATTGTAG
- a CDS encoding DUF3237 family protein: MRIAAAVIGAALMTATPTAAQDAIAQDAAPQDPAPRLVPAFTIIAEIGPAEELGATALGPRRIIPITGGTVQGEGISGTVRPGAWDWQVDRADGCTDLEADYFVETDDGAVINVNNRATICRPAAGEAPVPVYTRPVFEPPLGAYQWLGQGTFIGRLGLATDHSVPAVRIEVFRVQ; this comes from the coding sequence ATGCGTATTGCCGCAGCCGTGATTGGAGCCGCCTTGATGACTGCCACGCCTACTGCCGCGCAGGATGCCATCGCGCAGGACGCCGCACCGCAGGACCCTGCCCCGCGGTTGGTGCCGGCCTTCACTATCATTGCCGAGATCGGCCCGGCCGAGGAACTGGGCGCGACGGCGCTGGGGCCAAGGCGCATCATCCCGATCACCGGCGGCACGGTGCAGGGCGAGGGGATCAGCGGGACCGTGCGCCCCGGCGCATGGGACTGGCAGGTCGACCGCGCCGATGGCTGCACCGATCTGGAGGCGGACTATTTCGTGGAAACGGACGACGGCGCCGTCATCAACGTCAACAACCGCGCCACCATCTGCCGCCCGGCCGCTGGCGAAGCGCCCGTGCCGGTCTACACCCGCCCGGTGTTCGAACCGCCGCTGGGCGCCTACCAGTGGCTGGGGCAGGGCACCTTCATCGGGCGGCTGGGCCTTGCCACGGACCACTCGGTGCCCGCGGTGCGGATCGAGGTTTTCCGCGTTCAATAA
- a CDS encoding LD-carboxypeptidase, with protein MTTRVALVCPGKPIRRDRADAVLALAATEFPAVDLAFHPQCFVETGHFAGDDDLRRSAFVEVANGPDIDAVWFAMGGYGACRIAPDALAALDEAASAKTYLGYSDTGILLGGLYRHGIGRPVHGPLAGDIRRKGGEEAIRRVLRFLSGEPAPPPLDTAPTVAFNLMTLAMLAGTELMPDLTGHVVMVEEVAEHLYAVDRLFFHVTQHLRGAAGIRLGRVTAVPENDRPFGMDEVAIAQYWCDRSGIPFLGRADIGHDAANAIVPFGGPPRSLRN; from the coding sequence ATGACCACGCGTGTCGCCCTCGTCTGCCCCGGAAAGCCCATCCGCCGCGACCGCGCAGATGCCGTGCTCGCGCTGGCGGCGACGGAATTTCCGGCCGTCGATCTCGCGTTCCACCCGCAGTGCTTTGTCGAAACCGGCCATTTCGCCGGCGACGACGACCTGCGCCGCTCCGCGTTTGTCGAAGTGGCCAATGGCCCGGACATCGACGCCGTGTGGTTCGCGATGGGTGGCTACGGTGCCTGCCGCATCGCGCCAGACGCGCTGGCAGCCCTGGACGAAGCGGCGTCCGCCAAAACCTATCTCGGCTATTCGGACACGGGTATCTTGCTCGGCGGCCTCTACCGCCACGGCATCGGCCGCCCGGTCCACGGCCCGCTGGCGGGCGACATCCGGCGCAAAGGCGGCGAGGAGGCAATCCGCCGTGTGCTGCGCTTCCTCTCCGGCGAACCCGCGCCGCCCCCGCTGGATACGGCTCCGACGGTCGCCTTCAACCTGATGACGCTGGCCATGCTGGCGGGCACCGAACTGATGCCCGACCTGACGGGCCACGTGGTGATGGTGGAGGAGGTGGCCGAACATCTCTACGCCGTCGATCGCCTGTTCTTTCACGTGACACAGCACCTGCGCGGCGCCGCGGGTATCCGGCTGGGCCGCGTTACCGCTGTCCCGGAAAACGACCGCCCCTTCGGCATGGACGAGGTCGCCATCGCCCAATACTGGTGCGACAGATCGGGCATCCCCTTCCTCGGCCGCGCCGATATCGGGCACGATGCCGCCAACGCCATCGTCCCCTTCGGCGGCCCCCCCCGCAGCCTGCGCAACTGA
- the rplI gene encoding 50S ribosomal protein L9 produces MDIILLQRIGNLGQIGDVVSVKDGYARNFLLPQKKALRANDANRRVFEANRDKLESDNAERRTEAEKQGETVAGEEIVLIRAASNAGQLYGSVNVRDVADALKAKGHDIDKRQVIMGSPIKTIGMFDVTVALHPEVEIIVKANVARSDDEAELQSKGVDILAQAAEDAADARAGEGFQEAIDPDRELGDLPAAESDGDEAEGSEEA; encoded by the coding sequence ATGGATATCATCCTCCTCCAGCGCATCGGCAACCTCGGCCAGATCGGCGACGTCGTTTCCGTGAAGGACGGCTACGCCCGCAACTTCCTCCTGCCGCAGAAGAAGGCGCTGCGCGCCAACGATGCGAACAGGCGGGTGTTCGAGGCCAACCGTGACAAGCTGGAATCCGACAACGCCGAACGTCGCACCGAGGCCGAAAAGCAGGGTGAAACGGTCGCCGGCGAAGAGATCGTCCTGATCCGCGCCGCTTCCAACGCTGGCCAGCTTTACGGTTCGGTCAACGTGCGTGACGTGGCCGACGCCCTCAAGGCCAAGGGCCACGACATCGACAAGCGCCAGGTCATCATGGGCTCGCCCATCAAGACCATCGGCATGTTCGACGTGACCGTCGCCCTGCACCCCGAGGTCGAGATCATCGTGAAGGCGAACGTCGCCCGCTCCGACGACGAGGCCGAACTGCAGAGCAAGGGCGTGGACATCCTCGCCCAGGCGGCCGAAGACGCAGCCGACGCCCGCGCCGGCGAAGGCTTCCAGGAAGCCATCGATCCCGATCGCGAGCTGGGCGACCTGCCCGCTGCCGAGAGCGACGGCGACGAGGCCGAGGGCAGCGAAGAGGCCTGA
- the rpsF gene encoding 30S ribosomal protein S6 yields MARYEHVFLARQDLSQAQVDALAAGATEIVEGQGGKVVKTETWGLKSLAYKIDRNRKAHFVMLNIDGPGTLVAELERQNRINEDIIRWLTIAVEDHEEGPSVMMRKNERDKKRRSDREDRD; encoded by the coding sequence ATGGCTCGATACGAGCACGTGTTCCTCGCGCGTCAGGATCTGAGCCAGGCTCAGGTCGACGCGCTTGCTGCCGGTGCCACGGAAATCGTGGAAGGCCAGGGCGGCAAGGTCGTGAAGACCGAGACCTGGGGCCTCAAGTCCCTCGCCTACAAGATCGACCGCAACCGCAAGGCGCATTTCGTCATGCTCAACATCGACGGCCCCGGCACGTTGGTGGCAGAGCTCGAGCGCCAGAACCGTATCAACGAAGACATCATCCGCTGGCTGACCATCGCCGTGGAAGACCACGAGGAAGGCCCCTCCGTGATGATGCGCAAGAACGAGCGCGACAAGAAGCGCCGTTCCGACCGTGAGGACCGCGACTGA
- the fabD gene encoding ACP S-malonyltransferase: MIAFLFPGQGSQKIGMGHDLAQASSHAREVFEEVDDALNQKLFALMGDGPESELTMTANAQPAIMANALAVVRVLEAGGFVLSEKGAAVAGHSLGEYSALASVGAFDLASTARLLRTRGIAMQDAVPIGVGGMCALLGADLDKAQALADAAAQGPLAGGADSVCEVANDNDPGQVVLSGHLAAIDRAVELAKEHGIKRAIKLPVSAPFHCSLMQPAAQRMRTALGNMPPAAFRLPVYSNVTAAPVTDPAEEQRLLVEQITGRVRWRESVAAMHAAGTTHFVELGGKVVGPMVKKIAPDAMITSVVGMEDIEALAKTI; encoded by the coding sequence ATGATCGCATTTCTCTTTCCCGGGCAGGGCAGCCAGAAGATCGGCATGGGGCACGATCTTGCCCAGGCCAGCAGCCATGCGCGCGAGGTATTCGAGGAAGTGGACGATGCGCTGAACCAGAAGCTGTTTGCCTTGATGGGCGATGGGCCGGAAAGCGAGCTCACCATGACCGCCAACGCCCAGCCCGCAATCATGGCCAATGCCCTGGCCGTGGTCCGCGTGCTGGAGGCGGGCGGCTTCGTCCTGTCCGAAAAGGGCGCGGCGGTGGCCGGGCACTCGCTGGGCGAATACTCGGCGCTCGCCAGCGTCGGCGCGTTTGACCTGGCGTCCACCGCCCGGTTGCTGCGCACGCGCGGTATCGCCATGCAGGACGCGGTGCCCATCGGCGTCGGCGGGATGTGCGCGCTGCTGGGCGCTGACCTCGACAAGGCGCAGGCGCTGGCCGATGCGGCCGCGCAGGGGCCCCTCGCGGGAGGCGCAGACAGCGTGTGCGAGGTCGCCAACGACAACGATCCGGGGCAGGTGGTGCTCTCCGGCCACCTCGCCGCGATCGACCGCGCGGTTGAGCTCGCCAAGGAACACGGCATCAAGCGCGCGATCAAGCTGCCCGTTTCGGCGCCCTTCCACTGCTCGCTGATGCAGCCGGCGGCACAGCGCATGCGAACCGCGCTTGGCAACATGCCGCCCGCCGCGTTCCGCCTGCCCGTCTACTCCAACGTGACCGCCGCGCCGGTGACCGATCCTGCCGAGGAACAGCGCCTGCTGGTCGAGCAGATCACCGGCCGCGTGCGCTGGCGCGAAAGCGTGGCGGCCATGCACGCGGCAGGGACCACGCATTTCGTCGAACTGGGCGGCAAGGTTGTCGGCCCGATGGTGAAGAAGATCGCACCCGATGCGATGATAACCAGCGTCGTCGGCATGGAGGACATCGAGGCTTTGGCCAAGACCATCTGA
- the rpsR gene encoding 30S ribosomal protein S18, whose translation MARPFYRRRKSCPFEAKDAPAIDYKDVRLLQGFMSERGKIVPSRITAVSAKKQRELAKAIKRARHLGLLPYIVK comes from the coding sequence ATGGCCCGCCCGTTCTACCGCCGCCGCAAGTCCTGCCCGTTCGAGGCCAAGGACGCCCCCGCGATCGACTACAAGGACGTGCGCCTGCTGCAGGGCTTCATGTCCGAGCGTGGCAAGATCGTGCCCAGCCGCATCACCGCCGTTTCCGCCAAGAAGCAGCGCGAGCTGGCCAAGGCGATCAAGCGCGCCCGTCACCTGGGCCTGCTGCCCTACATCGTGAAGTAA